Genomic window (Oryza sativa Japonica Group chromosome 3, ASM3414082v1):
ACCATCTTCCTCTGAAACCTTAACCATCTGCAGGTCCACGGCAACTAGATGCTGCTTCTGGGAGAAGTAGACCACGTGTGGTTTGCTGGGGTGGAAGAAGGCAATCTTCCAATCACACAAGTCAGTCCAGATGTCATCAAATACAGGACTGGACAAATCGAAGTCCAAAGTCCAATGGCCAGCCTCAGAATCAGCCAATGTCCATAATCTGATCCTGGACTTAGAGTTAGAGGCGTGGCTTAGCACCACCAACCGCAGCTTCCCACGGCTGAGACCCACACGGCGATTGTCACTCAGACCCATGCGACAGCTCTGCTGCACATTGGGGTTGCGGCAACAGCTTGGGAGCGGCACGAAGTGAAGCTCTGGATTGTCAGAGAAGGGATCGCAAGCAACGAGGCCCTGCAGGAGATCTACCCACCAGAGCCTCCCCTGGTGAGAGAGAGCATAGTCACTACACCAACACCACAGGAGCTTATACTGAGGGGGTTGTTGTAGAATCTTGTGGATCCACTTGGCAGGGTCTGTGGAGAAGCAGCGCAGGATGACGTCGCTGCCACGGATCGAGAGCTCCGCGACCATGATGTAGATGTGGTCGGATCCTCCGGGAACCACGACGAGGCCAGTGGCGGCGCCTGTCTCGGTGGGGGTGGCGGGGACGGGAAAGGAAATCTTGTAGACTGCGTCCCAGAGAACGTAGGACTTGCTGTCGGCAAGAAACGGATCGGAGCTGGAAAGGAGAAGGATGCCGGAGGGGTCAGCGGCGAGGACGCTGCCTGAGGCGAGGCCGAGCGAAGGGGACACGAGGAGCTGCGAGATGCGCGGGGTTGCGACGAGCGAGAGGGAGATGCCGTCCTTAGGGAGGTCGATGGAGGTGAGCGGTAAGCGGTCCAATACAACCCACTcaggcggcgcggccgccggcggcgacgccatcGGGTTTCTTTCTGGGAAGAAAATTTGGGGGTTTTCGTACACGCAAGCGGCCTGggaagggaaaaaaatttgTTGCATACCGGCTACTCCTGTGCAGACCCGCTCCAGATGGACGACGTGGGGATCGGACGGCTATCTCCGCTCGGCTCCAATGCAGCGCGATATGGTGAGGATGGAGGAGTCTCGCTCATAGGTATCGACTCATTCGGCTCAGATCCTCTTCTCTCATCTtaccggcggccggcgccacctccgccgcaaACCCAAAGGCGTCGCCTCCCGACGTGTTCCCCTCCGCGGTCCCATCCACCTCCTGCCTgatcccgcgccgccgtctcgctcGTTCGCCGCTGGGACGCGTTTATGCGCGCATCGGGGACGGGGAGGACTGCCATGGTCTGGGACCTCGGCCTCGCGTGTAACACAGCACCTCGACCGACGACCATCGATCAAATGGTGCCCGGCCTTGTCCTTCTTGTCGACCTGTATCTGTATCTGACCAACGGTGAATTGGCAGAATTGCTCATAACATTATTCAGAGTTTGTTCATAATGCTTTATTCAGAGTTGAGAGCTAGATGATTGTTCTGCATGTTGCCTAGATTACTACTCTACCACCAGCTGGCTTCAGATGGTCAAAATGTCATTGATTTTCACAATGACAAAACACAAAATGTTTACTATTGCACATGTCGAAAGTCACTGATCTGTGAACTGTTCTTCACACAGGCaaaagagaaagaggaaaaaaagcTCAAGGCAAAGGCAAAGGCAAAGGAGGCAGCTAGGCTCCAGGTTGAAACATAATTATTGATTTTCTATGTTACTGAATGTAAACCAGATAGGTACTTAGTGAGATGCTCGGTGGACAtggattttttctattttcattcTGATTGGCTTTTCTGTAGGCACAAGCAGCTTCAGATGGTCCTAAAAAAAGTGAGAAGAAGCAAAGGAAGAAAGCTGTTGAGGATGAGAATCCTGAGGATTTCATTGATCCAGACACTCCTCATGGGCAGAAGAAATTTCTTGCATCTCAAATGGCCAAGCAGTATAGCCCAGCTGCTGTTGAGAAATCGTGAGATGCTACATTGTCTTTCTCTATCTTATAACTCAAAGAGTAAGAAAGGCCTAATTGAATTGCAAGCGTTTGTATTTCCCCATTTTAATGCAGATGGTATGCCTGGTGGGAATCGTCAGGATATTTTGGGGCAGATCCTGTGGCTCATACTTTGAAGTTTGCACTAGATATTACGTGAGTTGATTTAGTGAGCTGCTTTTCATGGAATCAATATAGTCTTTTCTACATACAACAGATTATTCCAGATGCGTTGATGTGCTGCCAAGCGGCTAAATTATTTCCTTTCAGGTTTTGCCACCTCCAAATGTCACCGGAGCACTTCATATAGGCCATGCACTTACAGTGGCTATAGAGGTAGTCATCATTATTCTTGCGGAAGCATATATCCATTGTAACGTTGTAGATGTTGGCTAGACATAAGATAATGATTATAACTGCCATGCATTTAATCAATGCAGGATGCCATTATACGCTGGCGAAGGATGTCAGGTTATAATGCTCTGTGGGTTCCAGGAGTCGACCATGCCGGCATTGCTACACAGGTCTGCATCTTGGATTTGGTTCAATGGTTCACCATCATCTGAATTTATCTTATGAAACACTCATCTGCAGATAATATAGTTTAGTTGATATATCTTCGTTGGTATTATTCTGTCATGCTTACTACCCAATCGTTCAGTCACCAATGGGCAAATGCTTCAAAAGATCCATAGGAAATGCTGACCTttttgtaagattttttttttgtttttcaaaataaattgtCAACATATGTTGCTCAATTTTATTCACcctgtctttttttttgcctcTAAACCAATAATCTTTTTTACCTATTAAATTTATTCTATTTAATCTCACGTTGCTGGATTGCTTAactccattttttttcctttcctttgttTTGAAACAGTAAATGCCAATTAATAATCTGTCCTGTATCAGGTTGTAGTGGAGAAGAAGCTTATGCGTGAAAAGAAATTGACGAGGCATGACATAGGGCGTGAAGAATTGGTATCTGAAGTAAGCACTATTTTTTCCTGAACAAAAGTTTATGCCTGTTAACTCCCtatattctttttattataaACGAACAATTTATCACCATTAGCATATGAATATACAAATGGATATAATGTTCTATGTTGTTATGAAAATTTTGGCGAGCACATTGTCATATATGATGCATTGAAAGTCTTGTGTGTTTTATTTGATTAGCTTCATTCCCCATTTATCCTTTCTCTTGTTTATTCTGTTTTATCTATCATCTTCTGGACAGGTTCTCAAATGGAAAGATGAATATGGGGGTACCATATTGAATCAACTACGTAGGCTTGGGGCCTCACTTGATTGGTCCCGCGAGGTACATATCTTATTTTCTGTCGTTAGGAGATAGTATGAGCAATGTATTATTTGTATAGTTTAGTTCTGAATAGCAACTTCCTCTCTACCTTCGCAACAGTGTTTTACAATGGATAAACCAAGATCGAAAGCTGTAACTGAAGCTTTTGTGAGGTTGTACAAACAAGGCCTGATATATAGGTCAGTTTCATCGccttattttgtttttagaGTTGAACATTTGTTCCTTTTATTGATTGTACAGTTATGTTTTACCTGTTTGCTTCTGTACAGTTGATTTTGGTTTTTGATTGCCATCTTAGTTTTTTTCCCCTGTTATGGATGATATGCTTCTATACACTAGAGGGATTATCGCCTCGTGAATTGGGACTGCACTCTTCGAACAGCAATTTCTGACGTAGAGGTTATTGAGACTTTTAATTGTCTGTTATGCGGATTTGGTTGCACATATAACTAAAATCGATGTCTGTTtgaaatttctatttttttcaggTTGATTATCTAGATATTAAAGAAGAAACCATGTTAAAGGTTCCTGGTTATAATACAACTGTACAATTCGGCGTGTTGATCTCTTTTGCATATCCACTTGAGGAAGGATTGGGTGAGATCATTGTCGCAACAACAAGAATCGAAACAATGCTTGGTGATACAACAATTTCTGTTCACCCTGAGGATAATAGATACAAGCATCTGCATGGTAGGTATGCAATTCATCCCTTCAATGGCCGAAAGCTCAAAATAATCTGCGATGCTGAGTTAGTGGATCCCACTTTCGGTACTGGGGCTGTCAAGGTAGGAGCTGATTCTGAGTACTTGACTATCTCTATTTGATTTCATCTACTTGGATCTTCTGCATAGACTTCAATTATCGTTTGCTGGTCTTTTATGCAGATTACACCTGCCCATGATCCAAATGATTTTGAGGTTGGAAAGCGACGCAGCCTTGAGTTCATCAATATCTTCACAGATGATGGAAAAATAAACAACTATGGAGGTGCACAATTTGAAGGAATGCCAAGATTCACTGCTCGAGTTGCTGTTATTGAGGCACTGAAGGCAAAGGTACTTCTAGATTTGCTTAATCATCCTATCACACCGTCTTGTGATCCATAGTCTCTAAACGTTGTTTCTGGATTACTGCTGGTTTGTTATGGATTTATGCATCATTGCAAAATTGTATCAGAGTGAAAAATACAAAATTGTGAACATACCATGAAGGTTAGTGTAGGCGATAAGGAGGTAGTGCAATATAGCATGAAGGATTCCTACCCTCGACATTCTTCTATCCCTCCTCTCTCATTTTCTATTAATGAGCTTCTTAGCATAGCATTACTTTTCTGAGAAATATGATGTATTGGCTTCTGTCGACATCACTGGTTCTATTAAATCTCGGAGCCCGCATTTGGTTAATGCATTTATGGTTGGGTAATAATGACGTGGAAAGTAGCATTCAATTATTGATGTAATCTGGTACTTTCACCAATTTATTTTCTGTTTGtgccttctttttttcatttggttTGATATGGATTTTGTTCAAGTACTGTTGGAGCTTTATACTTACCCCCTTTTTGTCTGTAATATAAGGGCTTGTACAAGGAGACAAAAAAGAACGAAATGTGTTTGGGTGTTTGTTCAAGAACTAACGACGTGGTGGAGCCTATGATAAAACCCCAATGGTTTGTTAATTGCAATACCATGGCAAAAGCAGGTATTGATGCTGTAAGGTCCAAAAGAATTGAAATTATTCCACAACAGTATGAGCAGGACTGGTATAGGTATGTCTATCACCTTCTCGTTTGTCTCTTGAGAATTATGCCATCTATTGCAAATGACATCATGTCAAAGTAATGAAATCAGAAGAAAATGATCCATTCATTGTTATGTCCTTACAGATGGCTTGCAAATATACGTGATTGGTGTGTTTCAAGGCAGCTTTGGTGGGGACATCGTGTGCCTGCTTGGTATGTTGTACTAGAAGATGATCAAGAGAACATTCTGGGTTCTGATAATGACCGTTGGGTTGTTGCTAGAAACGAAAGCGAAGCAAACCTGGAGGCACATCAAAAGTATCCTGGGAAGAAATTCGAGTTACATCAAGATCCTGATGTGTTGGACACATGGTTTTCATCTGGTCTTTTCCCATTAACCGTACTTGGTTGGCCAGATGATACAGCTGATGTTAAAGCTTTCTACCCTGGTTCAGTGCTGGAAACTGGACATGATATTCTCTTCTTTTGGGTAGCGCGGATGGTGATGATGGGGATGCAACTTGGTGGTGATGTGCCATTTCAGAAGGTAATGACGATTAGCACAACTGTGCTTTCTATGCCATTAAAACTGTATTATACCATTTTAGTAGTGCAACCTATACATTTCATCCATTTTTTGCACACATTAACCAATTGATATCATTATCTTTTATAGCCGTTTGAAACTATGCTTTAATACTACAGTGTAACTCTGATCAAAATTCAGACATGAAGAAATCTATCTTCAATTTTGCTAGCTGTGGATGTTAAAATGGAGTAGTAGTAAACGTCATTATTTTCTGTTCTACCATTTGTTTCAATAGGTCACACTAATTTCATCTGAATGGACTCTAGCTTGTTAATTTTGAACATTTTTTACACTTTTGTCTGCATCCTACTTCGACTGGGCATGATACATTGTTGACTGGGAACTATCCTAATAGATGAACACATTACCTTTTGTCCCCGTCTTtaacatttatattttgaattatttAGTAACCTAAGACATGTTTAGCTGCAATTAGAAGTATAACTTACATTGGTAAGTCATGG
Coding sequences:
- the LOC4331365 gene encoding uncharacterized protein isoform X2 is translated as MASPPAAAPPEWVVLDRLPLTSIDLPKDGISLSLVATPRISQLLVSPSLGLASGSVLAADPSGILLLSSSDPFLADSKSYVLWDAVYKISFPVPATPTETGAATGLVVVPGGSDHIYIMVAELSIRGSDVILRCFSTDPAKWIHKILQQPPQYKLLWCWCSDYALSHQGRLWWVDLLQGLVACDPFSDNPELHFVPLPSCCRNPNVQQSCRMGLSDNRRVGLSRGKLRLVVLSHASNSKSRIRLWTLADSEAGHWTLDFDLSSPVFDDIWTDLCDWKIAFFHPSKPHVVYFSQKQHLVAVDLQMVKVSEEDGVEPCSSSHVLAWELSPSLRTTLLGPSPAQDTNSTSHFDSVANSFLEAYSSALVDMEFHQLATTALASLNKEKKRTEENKFKLSERLLLQTFLDQTETSLKKYAHLNFYAGTGSEKVLVFAEFHTDAVGDNEPDEWGLSSCKLLRKNYQGGLYGEDADRRLSMRANKRKKSIYCFACAAEMLHPINGFDGGYAGMSVTRGVGAGDSQAGGGERRRSERREVRGKSVTPAHPLTEPEELKQSKTEQGGKKKYAFSFRKHNMFR
- the LOC4331365 gene encoding uncharacterized protein isoform X1 — encoded protein: MASPPAAAPPEWVVLDRLPLTSIDLPKDGISLSLVATPRISQLLVSPSLGLASGSVLAADPSGILLLSSSDPFLADSKSYVLWDAVYKISFPVPATPTETGAATGLVVVPGGSDHIYIMVAELSIRGSDVILRCFSTDPAKWIHKILQQPPQYKLLWCWCSDYALSHQGRLWWVDLLQGLVACDPFSDNPELHFVPLPSCCRNPNVQQSCRMGLSDNRRVGLSRGKLRLVVLSHASNSKSRIRLWTLADSEAGHWTLDFDLSSPVFDDIWTDLCDWKIAFFHPSKPHVVYFSQKQHLVAVDLQMVKVSEEDGVEPCSSSHVLAWELSPSLRTTLLVAGPSPAQDTNSTSHFDSVANSFLEAYSSALVDMEFHQLATTALASLNKEKKRTEENKFKLSERLLLQTFLDQTETSLKKYAHLNFYAGTGSEKVLVFAEFHTDAVGDNEPDEWGLSSCKLLRKNYQGGLYGEDADRRLSMRANKRKKSIYCFACAAEMLHPINGFDGGYAGMSVTRGVGAGDSQAGGGERRRSERREVRGKSVTPAHPLTEPEELKQSKTEQGGKKKYAFSFRKHNMFR